A single Anabas testudineus chromosome 10, fAnaTes1.2, whole genome shotgun sequence DNA region contains:
- the si:ch73-43g23.1 gene encoding LOW QUALITY PROTEIN: microtubule-associated protein futsch (The sequence of the model RefSeq protein was modified relative to this genomic sequence to represent the inferred CDS: deleted 1 base in 1 codon) yields the protein MDSWTLQGDSYSFLRSAPRTFSLCHRDGTPNHVEIFDIINAPTQRSSISETTCLCDIFGDDCESPSLSSSPAVGVFVPSQRDVDGASAASPLVDDLNDSSGSYHTAQGSSEGEDGFEDSGERLCSPLFENASSERKQSQSERQATGHPDISEDNSLNLEPKHKSPILELNTTTPSPEVLSSGERTPSPGYNSPQTLSSGERLSSLSSSPFERLSPSSPNSRQVDSEAEPGKVTPTSKDSLSNQSVSPTDHCESSNFVRPSSPPSVKSSPEFEVAQVFPEPRNYFNQCSSPSSEPSPDLTEPAIESSATLPSPLPSPTCTESSLLSREILVSPELKNRPDSPDTQTSSPFPELRGRVSLPDLFSRDSTPNIEDTPCTPELSSDPSTAGGDTSATPEKTRLSAEPVSTVSTPAPRYTPPSPVILTAASADLVDSSVSPVLTHKSPSPDLLRTASPCKTGARTPSPQIHISTSSEIKTLVPSPVISYSSSPSPEVRSSCSPKGCIYTAPSPEIRVTASSPEVSSREQTYEVATTSSSPLEIQFDSASSRSLTSSPHITGISYTVVQPEDRATPPFPELSCISTPELERTLVSTKARSPTSTDSIQSSIAESTGASQDSPHLSGFTSCVLQPEITLSHHPRYQTASPQSTHPTPSPEPRYNNPFSENYPSPQHRSRDPSPVAPSPDQRCYQHSPLTLSTEYNPQYTKPIPVIRNTPEAKSDIIGVDITEIQYHTHLAKDNLSSSFELDSGDKSIVSEITISSPVQAVQSPVSTSPFFAGVKADSSQKQQSPETEATPTEEKQGTGQAFFQKDTYNHFPLDIKSPSPDFIVSKDKNTGTSPVNRATSISPVQENLQPDSITSENSSYSKSSGTPKHLRKQLSTKIRSENSQRFIVDMAHHVNRRQTPSPPLTRFTPVHIIAPEKPYRKWHNRSHSPSQVVASSPSGNLKKEVTNRESRSAPSNSNIQPDPVVRLERQLETEREIQLEDKREVRRERHRDREMERERKREEQVPFRGEGWQGDTSYRGEQVELSFNARNRKGPVSLSTAPTSRETRQGLPTVHSYSESLLATRQLQQQQKLLRLASQQDTRGGGPSRRLQPSAPHKNKNSAPGHLAASRPCRSSSSSMGSELDEADNEVKWFTDLAFRSLSSPEVDYLDMYNSSHRSSTNVSQPSTQESPAGVSASLLAYADFRGSAPKLDNDDVSFQQPTAHYSDGLDTSRRYEMGSFECIDVAVEREDFRKVRKGVPKRQIQLKRKNNTEGKQDESSENSSPGVPVMLGSPSLESHSREIFMRQHSTPAAMQGCYPSGDSPEPIQEDERKPKLQKSVSLDETGTKTKMATCLIKSVLSKKMQSVDKQPDQQAGEEVSLAFEENRIPTESAGAPLKESPRHDTYNLSSSVQSDCSLSSEGLYVKGESRTKDQAKPRKNFGVRSSSRPSSSSSSRSVNFSQTDSEDADSQNRNKTSLRSEMRSELKVPFDMKKPRTREQQTDDNKIWDGREGGDSANATPGNTGAPSDIGARQQMTNRDQECENTEDHKQLQQGACMTNTQEISLKAVEKKKTSLNVCLTPEAENKPEASSPDISFREKEESAEINIDEKTEDAEENDNTKVKVPIHKVRDVRRLVKNTYNLSFKTTSAVLSSDVNKERTESFNKEKREEIHEERQEEKDLIQEMWQEEREEKREDEFTVEKEVDEKGEVGDFTSSPPLQSKGKLPSCTQPMQIEYKAVCWKEDKNKMSSRKKDSENLSDKPQTTPKLVTELSRDLQKPLYANTQDNTALDTVNVKPCRHDVNMAAETQETMTDIHKVPDAEYKSVAVRTDRKPPMLGSLPKVPSKEREVSTAVVMIRDGTSKTKTSSSPAQEQPTTPLQAAVSPSPGAITPDNTPGSSAHSVSMLLKEKGYQADIGAVMGDSPNLAGKKGVPRKHVNCLEIPLQIAMLADGGQITSRRERTFSSSSNMSSPSVVSDNTDTLIKTREDECVKPSLKDISKQKSASPLRNVHEQTPPITKQKEQGDFEAVKRLDPTFPPRSPAIRRFRPQPIEVKSLSKETQKEVMPSTRNNRPQTIEVKSIAKNSQKPTVPPKPSCKFKPADLGVVPNEGQRPSATTSSKPKDDERPQTIVVSSPTIYRKISTDSMSPSNYPRKLAVSAVSSLKPPPSKTAATTTSSLSNHSSALSKTESSVGMGEQQHVAASPQSSRYTQRPTTLTTAPDSGPGTEGNSASAPVSDPIAIPPSQSAALDPDNQQQYPKTAYPQEQAMPATSVNAKQPAAVSTTQVPGYTHQPSRRSPSSERSQRTGDLGFYASDDPPSYDERESFSPLILPDLTPRRSNRYQPSAHPPPCSCTNACPSHPGLTPPHHHRSPHNLTPPAPPHSPGHGLPYPVAQPPLRLHQCRPDHQPMNYQRSSPKSSPLGPSHPPALYQPLHQPPPCPPHPSLVQACPADRPLQPPQHIDPRRPPVHRSPQQQPPIMTGAPYSDPGHSHSPGLPHIDPQYICGPSSLGPSYGSEYGGDSSSLYSESGYSQTPRRVLMDPETGKYFYIEVPVQPLRKMLFDPETGQYVEVLIPQQTMTHSNLYPPSAVPYPPLHNASMYNSAPQYMPYTASAPPAHPQAQPQPPRYPEAPAAATMHPGGPGISYRNLSAQGSKPEPQNHPPLDQSYLESMYYVPTGMNASPNPTPPDYYHKRPPNLPPAGGKRS from the exons ATGGACAGCTGGACTCTCCAGGGGGACAGCTACTCCTTCCTGCGCAGTGCGCCCCGCACCTTTTCCCTGTGCCATCGTGACGGCACACCCAACCACGTTGAAATATTTGACATCATCAACGCCCCTACTCAGCGCAGTTCCATCTCTGAGACCACTTGCCTGTGTGACATTTTTGGAGACGACTGTGAGTCGCCCTCTCTCTCAAGCAGCCCTGCTGTTGGGGTTTTTGTCCCTTCTCAGAGGGATGTGGATGGGGCATCTGCTGCATCACCCCTGGTAGACGATCTGAACGACTCCTCTGGCTCTTACCACACTGCACAGGGCTCCAGTGAAGGCGAGGACGGATTTGAAGATTCAGGAGAAAGGCTTTGCAGCCCCCTGTTTGAGAACGCGTCTTCAGAGAGGAAGCAGTCACAGAGTGAGAGGCAGGCGACAGGGCATCCAGACATCTCTGAGGACAATAGCCTGAATTTAGaaccaaaacacaaatcacCAATACTGGAGCTTAATACAACTACTCCATCACCTGAAGTCCTCAGCTCTGGTGAGAGAACCCCCTCACCTGGATACAACAGTCCCCAAACTCTTAGTTCAGGGGAAAGATTGTCATCCTTGTCTTCTTCCCCATTTGAAAGACTTTCACCATCATCTCCTAACTCAAGACAAGTTGATTCAGAGGCTGAACCAGGGAAAGTGACTCCTACTTCAAAAGACAGCCTCTCAAATCAATCTGTAAGTCCAACTGACCACTGTGAATCTAGTAACTTTGTCAGACCATCCTCCCCTCCTTCAGTGAAATCTTCACCTGAATTTGAGGTAGCACAAGTCTTTCCTGAACCAAGGAACTACTTTAATCAATGTAGCAGTCCCTCATCTGAGCCCTCACCAGACCTCACAGAACCAGCTATTGAGTCTAGCGCTACCTTGCCATCCCCTTTACCTTCACCCACTTGCACAGAATCATCATTGCTGTCAAGAGAAATATTAGTTTCCCCTGAGCTGAAAAACAGGCCAGACTCCCCTGATACACAAACATCATCTCCTTTTCCTGAACTAAGAGGGAGGGTCTCTCTGCCTGATCTTTTCAGCAGAGACTCCACACCCAATATAGAGGATACCCCCTGCACCCCTGAACTGAGTTCAGACCCTTCCACTGCAGGAGGAGACACTTCAGCCACTCCTGAGAAAACAAGGTTATCAGCTGAACCTGTCAGTACTGTATCTACTCCTGCCCCACGATACACACCTCCCTCACCTGTGATTCTGACAGCAGCATCTGCTGACCTTGTGGACAGTAGTGTCTCACCTGTATTAACACACAAATCTCCTTCACCTGATCTGCTCAGAACTGCCTCTCCGTGTAAGACGGGGGCAAGAACTCCATCTCCTCAAATACACATTTCAACATCTTCTGAAATCAAAACCCTGGTGCCTTCACCTGTGATAAGTTATAGTTCATCTCCATCACCTGAAGTTAGGAGCAGTTGTTCTCCCAAAGGGTGCATATATACTGCTCCTTCACCTGAAATCAGGGTCACAGCATCCTCACCTGAAGTCAGTAGCAGAGAACAAACTTATGAAGTGGCGACAACATCGTCCTCACCTCTAGAGATACAATTTGACTCTGCCTCATCGAGAAGCCTCACTTCATCCCCACATATCACTGGGATTTCTTACACTGTTGTTCAGCCTGAGGACAGGGCCACTCCCCCATTTCCTGAGCTTTCTTGTATTTCCACCCCTGAGCTTGAAAGAACACTCGTTTCCACCAAAGCAAGGAGCCCTACAAGCACAGACAGTATACAGAGCAGCATTGCAGAGTCAACTGGTGCCTCACAAGACTCTCCTCATTTATCAGGCTTCACAAGTTGTGTCCTGCAGCCTGAAATAACTTTGTCACATCATCCAAGGTACCAAACAGCTTCACCTCAGTCAACGCATCCCACTCCCTCACCTGAGCCCAGATATAATAACCCTTTCTCAGAAAATTATCCCTCACCTCAGCACAGAAGTAGAGATCCATCGCCTGTTGCACCATCTCCTGACCAGAGGTGTTATCAGCATTCACCATTAACTCTCTCCACAGAGTACAACCCTCAGTATACAAAGCCTATTCCTGTTATAAGAAATACACCTGAGGCTAAGAGTGATATCATTGGAGTTGATattacagaaatacagtacCACACACATTTGGCAAAGGACAATTTGTCATCTTCATTTGAATTAGATAGTGGGGATAAATCAATTGTGTCTGAAATCACAATCAGTTCACCAGTACAGGCAGTTCAATCACCTGTATCTACTTCACCTTTCTTTGCTGGGGTAAAGGCTGACAGttcacaaaaacagcaaagccCAGAGACAGAAGCAACACCCACAGAAGAGAAACAAGGCACTGGCCAAGCCTTTTTTCAGAAAGACACTTATAATCATTTCCCTTTGGACATCAAGAGTCCTTCCCCTGATTTTATAGTCTCAAAGGACAAGAATACAGGCACTTCACCTGTCAATAGGGCTACATCCATTTCACCTGTGCAGGAAAACCTACAGCCTGATTCCATAAcctctgaaaacagcagctatTCAAAATCTAGTGGTACACCCAAGCACCTGAGAAAACAGCTCTCAACCAAAATTAGAAGT GAAAATAGCCAGAGGTTCATAGTCGACATGGCCCACCATGTAAACAGAAGGCAGACTCCCTCTCCGCCACTCACCAGGTTTACACCTGTTCACATCATAGCCCCTGAGAAACCATACAGAAAATGGCATAACAGAAGTCATAGCCCATCTCAGGTTGTAGCATCCTCACCAAGTGGTAATTTAAAGAAAGAGGTCACAAATAGGGAAAGCCGCAGTGCCCCTAGCAACAGTAATATCCAGCCTGACCCAGTGGTCAGGCTGGAAAGGCAATTGGAGACGGAGAGGGAAATTCAGCTGGAGGACAAGAGGGAGGTTCGTAGGGAGAGGCACAGAGAtagggagatggagagagagagaaagagggaggagcAGGTTCCTTTTAGAGGGGAGGGGTGGCAGGGGGACACCAGTTACAGAGGGGAACAGGTTGAGCTGTCATTCAATGCCAGGAATAGAAAAGGGCCTGTGAGTCTCAGTACAGCTCCCACAAGCAGAGAGACTCGTCAGGGACTGCCAACAGTGCATTCCTACTCAGAGAGTTTGCTTGCCACCAGACagctacagcaacaacagaagCTTCTGAGGCTTGCTTCCCAACAAGACACCAGGGGTGGTGGTCCTAGCAGACGGCTTCAACCTTCTGCACCCcacaagaacaagaacagtGCTCCTGGACACTTGGCTGCAAGCAGGCCCTGCAGGAGTTCCAGCTCCAGCATGGGAAGTGAGCTTGATGAGGCAGACAATGAGGTGAAGTGGTTCACTGACTTGGCCTTCCGCAGCCTGTCAAGCCCTGAGGTAGATTACCTTGACATGTACAACTCGAGCCATCGTTCATCTACCAATGTTTCTCAGCCATCTACTCAGGAGAGCCCAGCTGGAGTCAGTGCATCCTTGCTGGCATATGCGGACTTCAGGGGGTCTGCACCAAAGTTGGACAATGATGACGTCTCCTTCCAGCAACCAACTGCACACTACTCAGATGGCCTAGATACATCAAGGCGCTATGAAATGGGAAGCTTTGAGTGCATAGATGTGGCCGTGGAACGAGAGGACTTcagaaaagtgagaaaaggAGTGCCCAAGAGACAAATCCAGCTGAAGAGGAAGAATAATACTGAAGGGAAGCAGGATGAGAGCAGTGAAAACAGTAGTCCTGGGGTACCAGTGATGCTAGGGAGCCCCTCTCTAGAGAGTCACTCCAGGGAGATATTCATGAGACAACACAGTACACCGGCAGCAATGCAAGGCTGCTACCCTTCTGGGGACAGCCCTGAACCCATTCAGGAAGATGAAAGAAAACCTAAACTCCAGAAGTCTGTTTCCCTGGATGAAACGGGCACTAAAACCAAGATGGCCACTTGTCTCATCAAGAGTGTGCTGTCCAAGAAGATGCAGAGTGTTGATAAGCAACCAGATCAACAGGCAGGAGAGGAAGTAAGCCTAGCTTTTGAGGAAAACCGCATCCCAACAGAGAGTGCCGGAGCACCACTGAAAGAGTCCCCAAGACATGATACATATAATCTGAGTTCCAGTGTTCAGTCAGATTGTAGTCTTTCATCTGAGGGCCTTTATGTGAAAGGAGAATCAAGGACAAAGGATCAAGCCAAACCAAGAAAAAACTTTGGAGTCAGATCCAGCAGCAGGCCCAgctcatccagcagcagcagaagtgtTAACTTTTCACAGACCGACAGTGAAGACGCTGATTCtcaaaacaggaacaaaaccTCATTAAGATCTGAGATGAGATCAGAATTAAAAGTGCCATTTGATATGAAAAAACCCAGAACTAGAGAGCAACAAACTGATGATAATAAAATATGGGATGGAAGGGAGGGTGGTGACTCAGCAAATGCCACTCCTGGGAACACAGGAGCTCCTTCTGACATTGGAGCCCGACAGCAGATGACAAATAGAGACCAGgaatgtgaaaacacagaggacCATAAACAACTGCAACAGGGGGCATgcatgacaaacacacaggagatTTCACTCAAAGCcgtggagaaaaagaaaacctctCTCAATGTCTGTCTCACACCTGAGGCAGAAAACAAACCTGAAGCATCTTCACCAGATATATCTttcagagaaaaggaggaaagcGCAGAGATAAATATTGATGAGAAGACAGAAGACGCAGAAGAAAATGATAACACAAAAGTTAAAGTCCCCATTCACAAAGTTAGAGATGTGAGGCGACttgtaaaaaatacatataatttGTCCTTTAAGACAACTAGTGCTGTGTTGTCATCAGATGTAAACAAAGAAAGGACAGAAAGCTTTAATAAGGAAAAGAGGGAAGAAATTCATGAAGAGAGGCAGGAAGAGAAGGACCTAATTCAAGAGATGTggcaagaggagagagaagagaaaagagaagatgagTTCACAGTGGAGAAGGAAGTGGACGAGAAAGGTGAAGTGGGCGACTTCACCTCATCTCCCCCACTTCAGAGCAAAGGAAAACTGCCTTCTTGTACACAGCCAATGCAAATAGAATACAAGGCTGTTTGCtggaaagaagacaaaaataaaatgtcaagcCGCAAGAAAGACTCCGAAAACCTGAGTGACAAACCCCAGACCACTCCAAAGCTTGTCACTGAGCTAAGCAGGGATTTGCAGAAGCCCttatatgcaaacacacaggatAATACAGCCCTGGACACAGTAAATGTCAAGCCATGTCGGCATGATGTAAACATGGCAGCAGAAACCCAAGAGACTATGACTGATATCCATAAAGTGCCAGATGCTGAGTACAAATCTGTTGCGGttagaacagacagaaaacctcCTATGCTCGGGAGTCTCCCCAAAGTACCAAGTAAGGAAAGAGAAGTGTCCACTGCTGTGGTGATGATAAGGGATGGAACCAGCAAGACCAAGACATCTTCATCTCCTGCCCAGGAACAACCTACTACCCCACTCCAAGCAGCAGTTTCACCATCACCTGGGGCCATCACTCCTGACAATACCCCAGGCAGCAGTGCCCACTCAGTTTCTATGTTGTTGAAGGAGAAAGGCTACCAAGCTGACATTGGAGCAGTAATGGGGGACAGTCCGAATTTGGCCGGAAAGAAGGGGGTCCCCCGTAAGCATGTGAACTGTCTGGAGATCCCCCTTCAGATTGCCATGCTTGCAGATGGAGGTCAGATCACATCTCGCAGGGAAAGAACATTCTCCTCCTCATCTAACATGTCCAGTCCCTCAGTAGTGTCcgacaacacagacacacttataAAGACCAGAGAAGATGAGTGTGTTAAGCCTTCATTAAAAGacatatcaaaacaaaaaagtgctTCTCCACTACGAAATGTACATGAGCAAACACCACCTATTACCAAACAGAAGGAGCAGGGAGATTTTGAAGCAGTTAAAAGGCTTGATCCAACTTTCCCCCCAAGGTCTCCTGCAATAAGAAGGTTCAGACCACAGCCAATTGAGGTTAAGTCACTGtccaaagaaacacagaaagaagtGATGCCCTCCACAAGAAACAACAGACCTCAAACCATCGAAGTGAAATCAATTGCTAAAAATTCTCAAAAGCCTACTGTGCCACCAAAACCAAGCTGCAAATTCAAACCTGCAGACTTAGGAGTAGTGCCAAATGAAGGACAGAGACCATCAGCAACAACGAGTTCGAAACCCAAAGATGATGAGAGGCCTCAAACAATTGTTGTGTCCTCACCAACAATCTATAGAAAGATCTCCACTGACTCCATGTCCCCATCAAACTATCCAAGGAAACTAGCTGTGTCTGCTGTATCCAGCCTCAAACCTCCACCtagcaaaacagcagcaaccacCACTTCCAGTCTCTCAAACCACTCATCAGCACTGTCAAAGACAGAGTCATCAGTTGGCATGGGAGAGCAGCAACATGTAGCAGCCTCACCTCAAAGCTCGAGATACACACAAAGACCAACAACCTTAACAACAGCTCCAGACAGCGGCCCTGGAACTGAGGGTAATTCAGCATCGGCTCCAGTTTCTGACCCAATAGCAATACCGCCAAGCCAGTCAGCTGCTTTGGATCCAGATAACCAACAGCAGTATCCCAAGACGGCATACCCTCAGGAACAAGCCATGCCAGCAACTTCAGTCAATGCAAAAcagcctgctgctgtttctacaACACAAGTACCAGGATACACACATCAGCCAAGCCGCAGATCACCTTCTAGTGAGCGCTCTCAAAGGACAGGTGACCTGGGTTTTTATGCCTCAGATGACCCTCCAAGCTATGATGAAAGAGAGAGCTTTAGTCCCCTCATTCTTCCAGATCTAACTCCAAGGAGGTCAAACCGCTATCAACCGTCTGCccatcctcctccctgctcctgcACCAATGCCTGCCCTTCCCACCCTGGTCTCACACCTCCTCACCATCACCGCAGCCCCCATAACCTCACCCCTCCTGCCCCTCCACACTCTCCAGGGCACGGACTACCTTACCCAGTGGCTCAGCCCCCTCTTCGTCTCCACCAGTGCAGACCTGACCATCAGCCAATGAACTACCAGCGCAGTTCTCCTAAATCAAGTCCTCTTGGTCCAAGTCATCCACCAGCACTGTACCAGCCTCTCCACCAGCCTCCTCCCTGCCCTCCTCACCCCTCACTCGTACAGGCCTGCCCTGCTGATCGTCCATTGCAACCACCCCAGCATATTGACCCTCGACGACCCCCAGTCCACAGATCCCCCCAACAGCAGCCACCAATCATGACTGGGGCTCCTTACAGTGATCCTGGCCACAGCCACTCTCCAGGTCTTCCTCATATAGATCCCCAGTACATATGTGGGCCTTCTAGTCTGGGACCTTCCTATGGCTCTGAATATGGAGGTGATAGCTCCAGTTTGTACTCAGAGAGTGGCTACAGCCAGACACCTCGCAGGGTGCTTATGGATCCTGAGACTGGGAAGTATTTCTATATTGAGGTGCCTGTACAGCCACTGAGAAAGATGTTATTTGACCCAGAGACTGGCCAATATGTGGAAGTGCTCATCCCACAGCAAACAATGACGCATTCAAACCTGTATCCTCCTTCAGCAGTCCCTTATCCACCTCTTCACAATGCCAGCATGTATAATTCTGCTCCACAGTACATGCCCTATACTGCTTCTGCGCCCCCAGCCCACCCCCAGGCTCAACCACAGCCACCCCGATATCCTGAGGCCCCTGCCGCAGCAACAATGCATCCAGGTGGACCTGGGATCAGCTATAGGAATCTCTCTGCTCAGGGGTCCAAGCCAGAGCCCCAGAACCATCCACCATTGGACCAGAGCTACCTGGAGAGTATGTATTATGTCCCCACAGGAATGAATGCAAGCCCTAATCCCACTCCACCAGATTATTACCACAAGCGTCCCCCCAACCTGCCCCCAGCAGGGGGGAAAAGGTCCTGA